Below is a genomic region from Ancylomarina subtilis.
ATTTTAACGCAAACAAAAAAAACGCCTCCGGAAATTCCGAAGACGTTTAGTATAAGACAACAACTCAGTCTTTAATTTTGGTATTCTTTTAGAATATCTGCAACGTCACCAGCAGCAACACGTCCATATGTCCGTTCGCCAATTGTTACCACAGGAGCCAAACCACAAGCACCTACACAACGCAGACAAGAGATTGAAAACTTACCATCTTCAGTTGTCTCCCCGATAGGAACCTTAAGTTGTTTTTTAAATTCTTCAAGAACCTTCTCTGCACCTCGTACATAACAAGCTGTACCCATACAGATTGAAATAGGAAATTCACCCTTAGGTACCATCGTAAAGAATGAATAGAAAGTAACAACACCATATACGTG
It encodes:
- a CDS encoding complex I 24 kDa subunit family protein, whose translation is MAKIKLAKDKVEKLVEICKSFNNEGSELINVLHKAQETFGYLPAEVQEVIARELEVSVAHVYGVVTFYSFFTMVPKGEFPISICMGTACYVRGAEKVLEEFKKQLKVPIGETTEDGKFSISCLRCVGACGLAPVVTIGERTYGRVAAGDVADILKEYQN